In Paenibacillus dendritiformis, the DNA window TTCTGGATAATGTGACGACCGTGCTGCTGGTGGTGCCGATTACGTTTTCCATTACTCGAATGCTCAATATCAATCCGGTTCCGTTTCTGATCACGGAAGTCATCGCTTCGAATGTGGGCGGCACCGCGACATTGATTGGGGATCCCCCGAATATTATGATTGGGTCGGCGAACCCGCATCTCACCTTCAATATGTTTTTGATTTATTTGGCCCCGGTCATCGCGGTGATTATGGTGGTGCTGCTTGCGGTGCTTGTCTTTATCTACCGGAAGCAGTTGAAGGTGACGGACAGTCAGCGCCAGGCCCTGATGCAGCTGTCTGCGGAATCGTATATTTCGGACAAGCGCCTCGTAAGGAAATCGGTCACGATCCTCGTATTGACGATCTTGGGCTTCGTGCTTCATTCGGCCATTCATGTGGAACCGGCGGTGATCGCGATGACAGGGGCGACGCTGCTGATGCTGATCGGTCTGAAGGGCGAAGAAGAGCTGGAAGAAGCGCTGCATCGGGTAGAATGGGTGACGATCTTGTTCTTTATCGGCCTGTTCATTCTGGTGGGAGGGCTGATTGAAGTCGGCGTCATCAATCAACTGGCCCAATGGATGTTGACCGTCACGAGCGGCGATATGACGCGTACCGCCATGTTCGTGCTCTGGGGCTCGGGCATCGCGTCCGCCACCATTGACAATATTCCTTTTGTGGCGACGATGATTCCGCTCCTGCAGGATGTCGG includes these proteins:
- a CDS encoding ArsB/NhaD family transporter, which produces MEHDASTWQVTIAVIVFLVTYAIIISEKINRAIIALLGAAAMLVLQIVDVHRAFTEHIEWNTIFLLVGMMILVGITNKSGIFQYAAVKAAQRTQGRPIRIMVILAALTAVGSAFLDNVTTVLLVVPITFSITRMLNINPVPFLITEVIASNVGGTATLIGDPPNIMIGSANPHLTFNMFLIYLAPVIAVIMVVLLAVLVFIYRKQLKVTDSQRQALMQLSAESYISDKRLVRKSVTILVLTILGFVLHSAIHVEPAVIAMTGATLLMLIGLKGEEELEEALHRVEWVTILFFIGLFILVGGLIEVGVINQLAQWMLTVTSGDMTRTAMFVLWGSGIASATIDNIPFVATMIPLLQDVGSQMGMTDPNQLNPLWWSLALGACLGGNGTLIGASANVIVAGMAQREGHGFGYMDFLKIGAPLTLLSLAISTVYIFLFIL